The Magnetococcales bacterium DNA window GATGAAACCATGGAAACCCTGCGCAGACACGAACAAACCGGCAGACCCCTGGGCAGTGATCTTTTTTTGGACAAACTGGAAACCCAATTGAAGCGGATCCTCAAACCTCAAAAACCAGGGCGTAAGAGCGCCAATCGGGTCCACTCCTGAGCGAGTCCATGACCTCCTCGATCTTCTCCAGTTCAATGGAGGGAATTTACGAACACCCTGCCAAATTCCGGGAATTCCCTTGAGGAGAAAGACTTCCACGGGTCAAGATTTCACCGCTCGCTCAATGGCCTCGGTTAAGAACGGGTTGATGAGGCTCTTGCCCAAGGCCTCGGCTACCGGTATCGCGTGCAGCTCCGGCGGCACGCGCCCATGATCTTCCCTGAAAAGGGCTTGTCAGGTCGCTCACCCCTTGCGGCGCAAGTTTCGAGCTAAAAGTCCACCGTTTCCCGCAAAACCTGTCTCCCTTCGGCAACGGATTCGCCGTGGAAGGTGAGGATTGGTTTGATGCCGGCGACACGCCCCACTAAACATTTATCCTCGTCACTATACTCGATATGGGCGGCGTAGCCCTTGTTCATCATGGGGGTCATGGCTTGACTCCGATAGGTTCCGGAAACTCACGGATGGCGCGGATTTGACAGGGTTTGGCCTCCTTGGGCGGATGCGGGCGAGGGAAGTCGGCACGTTCACCCTGCAGTGTGAAACCTACCCGCGAACCATTTCCTTCGATGACTTCAGCGCCAAGAGCGACGAACAACGCCTCTATCCGGTCCATTCGAGAGAGACGCCAACCGGCGATGAAAAGAGGGCTTCGAGGGGATGGCGATGGTTGCTGTTCCTGCTGCAAGGCGACCACTCTTGCGTTTGCCGAAGGTCTAATGCAGCAGCGGGGCCACCTCGTCGAAACAGGTAACCCGGTTGCGGCCCTGTTTTTTGGCCATGTACATGGCCTGATCCGCCAAACGCTGAATGTCGGCGATGCAGTGGTGATGCGGTTCACTGCGAGCCAGACCGATGCTGGCCGTAATGCGCAACGCGGTATCCCCGATACGGGGCATGGACGCCTCGATCTCCTGCCGCAGCTTCTCGGCCAGCAACCTGGCGCCCTGCAGGTCGGTGTTCTGCAGAAACATGGAAAATTCCTCCCCGCCGATACGTCCCAGCAGATCACTTTGCCGCGTCTGACGGATCATGCAGTTTGCCACACCCTTCAAAACCGTGTCTCCGGCTTCGTGACCATACCGGTCGTTGATCGATTTGAAATGGTCCAGATCGATGAACAGAACCGAAAAGGGCGTTCCGCTGCGTTGCGCCAGATGAATCATGCGGTCGCATCCCTCGTAAAAGGCCCGCGCATTCATCAGGCCGGTCAACGGATCCCGACTGGCAAGCTCCCGATACTTGCGATTCGATTCCAGCATGCGCTGGTAAAACGACATGGAACGGGTGGTGTAGATGTGAAAAAAGAGGCTGGAGGCGACAATGCTCAGGGAATAAGTGGCGATCGCGTTCGGGGAATAGGGTGCGGAAAGGTGATGATTGAGCGCCACCACCACCCCGACCGAGGCGATCGTGGTGGCCAGACCGGCTTTCTGCCCCAGCAGGATGTAAACGCCCGCAATCTGCAAATAGAACCAGGCCACCCGGAGTTCGTCCGCCGGAACGTATATCAGGGCGACGATGTACAGCAGAAAGGCCATGGTGCCGTAGATCCAGGCAATGATCTTGAACAGATGTTTCCTGCCCCACATGAACGAAAGCAGACAGATGGTGATGCCGAAGTAAACCTTCTGATAGAACAGGTGGGTCTCCCCCACATGGTTCCAGTCCTGCCACTCGGCCACGAAAAAGAGCGCCGTGATCAGCAGACCCGTCAACATCACCGAAAAGAGGAAATGAAACTGAAAGCGGAAATACTCTTCATCCTCGCTGAAGTGGCCACCGCCGAGGATATAGTGAGCCAGCTTGTTGAGTGGTTTGGGGAACGAGGCGTTTTGTCCGGGCGCGTTCAGCGAGGCAAAGTCGGAATCGTGTTTCGGCATGTCCATCACGCGGTCATGGAGGATGTTTTCACTTTTCGCAACTTATCACGGTTCTTCGGCGGAGGGGTCATTTACTTTGTAAATTGATAAAATAGCCGGGCGTATTCCGGCAGACCGCGAGGCCGAGGTTCATGGCAGGATTTCGATGGGGGTATCCGCTGGCACCGCCTGCCACAGCTCTTCGATTTCTCGGTTGGTCAGGGCGACGCAGCCACGGGTCCAGTCCAGCAGACGGTGCCAACGGCCCAGCCAGCCCAGGCCGTTGGGCAGACCGTGCAGAAAGATGGCCCCGCCCGGCGACACCCCTCTCTGTCCGGCGCGGGCCGAATCCTCGGCGTTGGGATAGGAGACGTGAAGCGAACGATGATAGGCGCTGTTGGCCATGCGGCTGTCGAGCCGGTAGCTCCCTTCCGGAGTGCGGTTGTCCCCTTCCTGCTCCTTGGGGCCTGTGGGCTGGCGGCCGAGGGAGACGGTGTACTCCCGAAGCACCTGCTCCTTGCGGAACAGAATCAGCAGCCTCCTCGACTTGTGCAACACCACCCGGTCGGCGTGAATGCCTTCGGGCACGGGCGTGCCGTCCGGCCACAAGCCGCCCGCCAGCAGGGCCGCCAGCACCACCGTGCCAATCACCAGGGGTCGGAAAGAGGGTCCGGAAGAGATCATCGTGCCACCGTCGCCTGCCTGAAGAGGGAAAGGGAGGGATTCCCTTCCACCCTTCGGCAGTAACGGATGCTCTGACGAAAATCAAGGTGTTGCGCGTTCCGTCCTTCCCGGCAGCAGAATCGACAGCAAGGCCGCAGCCAGAACGAAGCCGGTGGACCACCACAGGCAGCCGGTCAACCCCTGGGTCTGATAGGCCCATCCGGAGAGCAGGGTGCCCACCAGCCGTCCGGCGGCGTTGGCGCTGTAGTAAAAGCCGACGTTCATCGCCACCTTGTCGTGGTCCGAATAGGAGAGGATCAGATAGGAGTGGAGGGAGGAGTTGATGGCGAAGACCACGCCGAAGGCGGCCAGTCCGGCCATCAGGGAGAGGGCGGGGTCGTAGCCCTGATGGAGGGCCAGGGCGATGCCCGCCGGAAAGGCGGCCAGCAGAAAGGCGGCGTTGCGGGCGGTGGCTCCCGTGGGATGCCGGTCGCTGCGGAAGAGCAGGGGCACACCGGCTTGCACGAAGCCGTAACAGACCACCCACAAGGCCAGAAAGCTGCCCACTTCCACATGGTTCCAGCCCACCACCGACTGCAGAAAGACCGGCAGACCCACCACGAACCAGACATCCCGTGAGCCGAAGAGGAAGAAGCGGGCTGCGGCCAGCACATTGATTTCACGGGTTTTGGAGAAGATCTGGGAGATTTTGGCCTTGCTTTTGGAGGCCCCCATGGCCGAAGGCAGGGCCCAGCCGGTGAGGATGTAGACCAGGAACAGAGCCCCGGAGAGGGCGGCCAGGGTGGTTTGGAATCCCAGCAGTTGCAGCAGCAGCGCCCCCAGGAAGAACCCGGCTCCCTTGAGGGTGTTCTTGGATCCGGTGAGGATGGCCACCCACTTGAAGAGGCGGCCTTCGGCGTCGGCACCCTGAGGGGTGACCAGCTTGACCCCCGCCTTGGCGCTCATTTTGTTGAGATCCTTGGCGATGCCGGACAGGGCCATGGCGGTCATGACGTAGCTCACGCTCAACCACGAGGGGTCCATGGCCAGCATGCCCAGGGCGAAGACCTGCAGAAAGCCGCCGATGATCATGGTGCGGTTCAGCCCGATGCGACTGGCGATCCAGCCGCCCACGCCGTTGGTGAGGATGCCGAAAATCTCGTAAAAGAGGAACAGAAAGGCGATGGAGAGGGGCGAAAAGCCGAGATTGTGAAAATGCAGCACCACCAGCATGTGGATGGCGCCGTCGGTGAGGGTGAAGGCCCAGTAGGCCAGGGTGATGATCAGGTAGAGCCGGAAGCCCAGGGTAGCGGTTGCCATGGTTGCCTCGTGAAGCCGGGAGGGGGGTGGCCCCTCCCGGTTGGTGGACGGATGGCCAGGGGAGCCCTACAGCGAACGGGCCACCTTGGCTGCCAGTTCCACCATGCGATTGACGTAGCCCCACTCGTTGTCGTACCAGGCGAAGATCTTCACCTGGGTGCCGTTGACCACCATGGTGGAGAGGGCGTCGATGATGGAGGAGCGGGGATCGGTCTTGTAGTCGATGGAGACCAGGGGCAGGGTTTCGAAACCGAGAATGCCCTTGAGGGGGCCTTCCGAAGCGGCCTTCAGAAAACCGTTGACCTCTTCCACGGTGGTGGGGCGCTCCACCTCGAAGACCACGTCGGTCAGGGAGGCGTTGAGCAGGGGCACCCGCACCGCGATGCCGTCGATCTTGCCCTTGAGCTGCGGGAAGATCTCGATGATGGCACGGGCGGAACCGGTGGTGGTGGGAATGAGGGAGAGGCTGTTGGCCCGGGCGCGACGCAGATCCTTGTGGCCCAGATCGATGATGGTCTGGGTGTTGGTGATGTCGTGAATGGTGGTCATGGTGGCGTGACGAATGCCCAGATTCTCCAGAATCACCTTCACCACCGGCGACAGGCAGTTGGTGGTGCAGGAGGCGGAGGTCACGATGCGGTGTTGGGCGGCGTCATAAAGGCTGTCGTTGATGCCGTAAACCACGTTCAGCACCCCCGGCTCCTTGACCGGCGTCGAGACCACGACCTTCTTCACCCCCCGGTCGAAGTAGGGCTGCAGGGTGGCTGCCGTCTTGAACTTGCCGGTGCATTCCAGTACCAGATCGACTCCCAGGGCTTGCCAGTCGATTTCGCCGGGCGTTTTGGCCATGGTGTATCCCAGACGTTGTCCGTCGATGCGAAT harbors:
- a CDS encoding diguanylate cyclase, which produces MDMPKHDSDFASLNAPGQNASFPKPLNKLAHYILGGGHFSEDEEYFRFQFHFLFSVMLTGLLITALFFVAEWQDWNHVGETHLFYQKVYFGITICLLSFMWGRKHLFKIIAWIYGTMAFLLYIVALIYVPADELRVAWFYLQIAGVYILLGQKAGLATTIASVGVVVALNHHLSAPYSPNAIATYSLSIVASSLFFHIYTTRSMSFYQRMLESNRKYRELASRDPLTGLMNARAFYEGCDRMIHLAQRSGTPFSVLFIDLDHFKSINDRYGHEAGDTVLKGVANCMIRQTRQSDLLGRIGGEEFSMFLQNTDLQGARLLAEKLRQEIEASMPRIGDTALRITASIGLARSEPHHHCIADIQRLADQAMYMAKKQGRNRVTCFDEVAPLLH
- a CDS encoding L,D-transpeptidase family protein, with amino-acid sequence MISSGPSFRPLVIGTVVLAALLAGGLWPDGTPVPEGIHADRVVLHKSRRLLILFRKEQVLREYTVSLGRQPTGPKEQEGDNRTPEGSYRLDSRMANSAYHRSLHVSYPNAEDSARAGQRGVSPGGAIFLHGLPNGLGWLGRWHRLLDWTRGCVALTNREIEELWQAVPADTPIEILP
- the arsJ gene encoding organoarsenical effux MFS transporter ArsJ — its product is MATATLGFRLYLIITLAYWAFTLTDGAIHMLVVLHFHNLGFSPLSIAFLFLFYEIFGILTNGVGGWIASRIGLNRTMIIGGFLQVFALGMLAMDPSWLSVSYVMTAMALSGIAKDLNKMSAKAGVKLVTPQGADAEGRLFKWVAILTGSKNTLKGAGFFLGALLLQLLGFQTTLAALSGALFLVYILTGWALPSAMGASKSKAKISQIFSKTREINVLAAARFFLFGSRDVWFVVGLPVFLQSVVGWNHVEVGSFLALWVVCYGFVQAGVPLLFRSDRHPTGATARNAAFLLAAFPAGIALALHQGYDPALSLMAGLAAFGVVFAINSSLHSYLILSYSDHDKVAMNVGFYYSANAAGRLVGTLLSGWAYQTQGLTGCLWWSTGFVLAAALLSILLPGRTERATP
- a CDS encoding ArsJ-associated glyceraldehyde-3-phosphate dehydrogenase, translated to MAIRVGINGFGRMGRLGLRAAWGRLPELEFVHVNEILGDATCAAHLLKYDSVHGRWDRDIQAEGEAIRIDGQRLGYTMAKTPGEIDWQALGVDLVLECTGKFKTAATLQPYFDRGVKKVVVSTPVKEPGVLNVVYGINDSLYDAAQHRIVTSASCTTNCLSPVVKVILENLGIRHATMTTIHDITNTQTIIDLGHKDLRRARANSLSLIPTTTGSARAIIEIFPQLKGKIDGIAVRVPLLNASLTDVVFEVERPTTVEEVNGFLKAASEGPLKGILGFETLPLVSIDYKTDPRSSIIDALSTMVVNGTQVKIFAWYDNEWGYVNRMVELAAKVARSL